In one Candidatus Zixiibacteriota bacterium genomic region, the following are encoded:
- the sthA gene encoding Si-specific NAD(P)(+) transhydrogenase → MPDKKYDLVVIGSGPAGEKAAIEASRMRKTSAIIERHSVQGGVCIHTGTIPSKTLRETVVYISGLRQRSVYGLMGGVRPDVTVKELMYRKGQVIQQELDVIQQNMARYGIEVIHGTGAIVDPHTVTVTDREGNIEHLKADVIVISTGTRPYHPRQVKFDNKFIYDGESILDLDVLPRSLTIVGGGVIGCEYASIFAHIGVKVTIVDDRERLLSFLDHEIGDNLIFLMRKYRISLVLGDGAKDIFVENDQPVVVTKSGRRVVSDKLLFAAGRTGNTENLGLKQLGIETDKRGNIVVNERYQTAVPNIYAVGDVIGFPSLASVSMDQGRLAAIHAFKRGDTSCINTLLPFGIWTIPEVSIVGESEETLSAAGQSYEVGVARFFELARGQIINDHDGMLKLIFDPKSKRVLGVHIVGERANELIHIGQAVMTHGGTLDYFLDTVFNYPTLTEAYKVAAMDGLARLERRV, encoded by the coding sequence TTGCCTGATAAGAAATACGATCTGGTCGTTATCGGCTCCGGCCCCGCCGGCGAGAAAGCCGCTATCGAGGCCTCGCGCATGCGCAAAACCAGCGCCATCATCGAACGCCACTCCGTGCAGGGGGGAGTGTGTATCCACACCGGCACGATCCCATCGAAAACCCTCCGCGAAACCGTCGTCTATATTTCCGGTCTTCGCCAGCGCTCTGTCTATGGCCTCATGGGCGGCGTCAGGCCCGATGTCACCGTCAAGGAACTCATGTACCGCAAAGGGCAGGTCATTCAGCAGGAGCTCGATGTTATCCAGCAGAACATGGCCCGCTACGGTATCGAGGTTATCCACGGCACCGGCGCTATCGTCGATCCCCACACCGTAACCGTAACCGACCGGGAAGGCAACATCGAGCATCTGAAAGCCGATGTCATCGTGATTTCCACCGGCACGCGTCCGTATCATCCGCGCCAAGTCAAGTTCGACAACAAATTTATCTATGATGGCGAGTCGATACTTGATCTCGATGTTCTCCCGCGCTCGCTCACCATTGTCGGCGGCGGGGTGATAGGCTGCGAGTATGCCTCGATCTTCGCCCACATCGGCGTCAAAGTCACGATTGTCGATGACCGCGAGAGGCTTTTGTCTTTTCTCGACCACGAGATCGGCGACAACTTGATTTTTCTCATGCGCAAGTATCGCATTTCGCTGGTGCTCGGCGATGGCGCCAAGGATATATTCGTCGAAAACGACCAGCCGGTCGTGGTCACCAAAAGCGGCCGACGGGTTGTCTCCGACAAGTTGCTTTTCGCGGCCGGGCGTACCGGCAATACCGAGAATCTGGGCCTCAAGCAGCTCGGTATCGAGACTGATAAGCGCGGCAATATTGTCGTCAACGAACGATACCAGACAGCCGTGCCGAATATTTACGCGGTCGGCGATGTTATCGGGTTTCCATCGCTGGCGTCGGTATCGATGGACCAAGGGCGGCTGGCCGCCATTCACGCTTTCAAGCGCGGGGATACCTCGTGCATCAACACCCTGCTTCCGTTCGGTATCTGGACCATCCCCGAGGTGTCGATCGTGGGCGAGTCCGAGGAAACGCTCAGCGCCGCGGGCCAATCTTATGAGGTGGGGGTGGCTCGGTTTTTCGAACTGGCGCGGGGGCAGATAATTAACGACCACGATGGTATGCTCAAGTTGATTTTCGACCCGAAGTCGAAGCGGGTTCTCGGCGTGCACATCGTGGGGGAGAGGGCCAACGAGTTGATTCACATCGGTCAGGCCGTGATGACACACGGGGGGACGCTTGATTATTTTCTCGATACGGTTTTCAACTATCCCACTTTGACTGAGGCTTACAAAGTCGCCGCTATGGACGGCCTGGCCCGCCTCGAACGCCGCGTTTGA